The following proteins are encoded in a genomic region of Phycisphaera sp.:
- a CDS encoding formylglycine-generating enzyme family protein: protein MPSTTRSAFTTRTLALALAAAPALSQTIPPDYGHDFVTIGAPGNRGVLPSEAPDWNFDRFGTYGGVDYEYRITRTEVTNDQYIRFAQSYLRAGGATTGGTLIGHGIRVVGFDPDGVAILDFLSPGSQHAPAIMSWRYAARYTNWLHNGQGTDLEDFNSGVYDASTFRTDPVTGAFLDQPERSPDAKYFLPTLDEWTKAVHYDPDRYGDGQEGYWYHPGGSDDFLVSGPPGTPGAETSGGESGPPGLLWYPVGSYPDTTTPWGLLDASGGVEEMLETAVNPSTSAMRRLLAGSGTVPDPTYQVADRLDSFGSVSLPGLARGFRVASVVTAPCPPDLDGDGELTIFDFLAFQTLFDAMDPAVDFDGDGAFTILDFLAFQNAFDAGCA from the coding sequence ATGCCGTCAACGACCCGTTCCGCGTTCACCACCCGCACGCTCGCCCTGGCCCTCGCGGCCGCCCCCGCCCTTTCCCAAACCATTCCCCCCGACTACGGCCACGACTTCGTGACCATCGGGGCCCCGGGCAACCGGGGGGTGCTGCCGTCTGAGGCACCCGACTGGAACTTTGATCGCTTCGGCACCTATGGCGGCGTCGACTACGAGTACCGCATCACGCGGACCGAGGTGACCAACGACCAGTACATCAGGTTCGCACAGTCGTACCTTCGGGCCGGCGGCGCTACGACGGGGGGCACCCTCATCGGCCATGGCATCAGGGTCGTCGGGTTCGATCCGGATGGCGTCGCCATCCTCGATTTTCTGTCCCCCGGGTCGCAGCACGCCCCGGCCATCATGTCGTGGCGGTACGCGGCCCGCTACACCAACTGGTTGCACAACGGGCAGGGCACGGACCTCGAAGACTTCAACAGCGGCGTGTACGACGCGAGCACGTTCCGCACCGATCCCGTGACCGGGGCCTTCCTCGATCAACCGGAGCGTTCGCCAGACGCCAAGTACTTCCTGCCCACCCTCGACGAGTGGACCAAGGCGGTGCACTACGACCCGGACCGCTACGGCGATGGGCAGGAGGGCTACTGGTACCATCCGGGCGGCAGCGATGATTTCCTCGTCAGCGGCCCGCCGGGCACGCCCGGGGCCGAGACAAGCGGCGGCGAGTCGGGGCCGCCAGGGCTCTTGTGGTATCCGGTGGGCTCGTACCCCGATACCACAACACCGTGGGGGTTGCTCGATGCATCGGGGGGCGTCGAGGAGATGCTTGAGACCGCTGTCAATCCCAGCACATCCGCCATGCGTCGCCTCTTGGCGGGTTCAGGAACAGTTCCGGACCCTACATACCAGGTTGCTGATCGACTGGACAGCTTTGGCAGCGTCTCGCTGCCAGGTCTGGCAAGAGGATTTCGTGTCGCATCGGTCGTGACGGCGCCGTGCCCGCCTGACCTGGACGGCGACGGCGAGCTGACCATCTTCGACTTCCTCGCCTTCCAGACCCTCTTCGACGCCATGGACCCCGCCGTCGACTTCGACGGCGACGGCGCGTTCACGATCCTCGACTTCCTGGCGTTCCAGAACGCGTTCGACGCGGGCTGCGCGTAG